DNA sequence from the Candidatus Saccharibacteria bacterium genome:
GCATTGCGCGGTGACATGCCTGGACCGGTATCCGGCGGTACGGATCGCACAAAGCCGGCCTACTTGTTCTCAGCGCGTAGGCGCGTTTTCGCCGAAGGCGAACGCGCGCATCCCGGGCATGGCGTCAAGCCGGAGACGAACCGACCGCGGCCTGATTCGATCCGTCACGACATCCCGACGACGGCCTCCGGGATCAATCCTCTTCCTGCCGCCGCGCCTCGAGTTCAAGCGCAGGTCCACCGCATCGCCGACGATGTCGTTCTCGACGCCGTAGGTCATGCCCCATTCGCTGCGCTGGATGGTGGTCTCGGCGGAGATGCCGATCACGTATGGCGGATCGCTGAACAGGCCACCGCCGAACGGATACTCGCCCATCCGGTTGATGCGGACATCGAGCGTGACCGGACGGGTCTCGCCGAGCAGCGTGAGATCGCCGCGGAGTTCACCGCGATCCTCACCCTGCGGCTCATAGCCCGTCGCCACGAAACGGATCTCCGGATGCGCATCGGCATCGAGGAAATCGCCGTCGCGGACATGCTTGTCACGTTCCCTGTGGGCACTGAACACACTCTTCGGCCTGCACCGTCACCTCACCCGATTCCAGTTCGCGCGTCTCCGGGTCATAAACGAACCGCCCCTCGGCCTCCTGGAACAACCCCATCACATCAGCGAAGCCGGCATGCTCGACGCTGAACGCGATCGAGAAATGCTCGGGATCGATCACCCATGTGCGGGGTGCGGCGGATACCGCCATTGGCAGCAGCAGTACGGCGGCCAGCGCCGCCGTGCCCATCCGCAAACCTTCATACCATGCATGGCCATTCTCCTGTCCTGTCAGCGGAGTTCCCACCGCTCCGGTGATCTCGCAGGTCGAGTCCGAACCCGTCATTTCCATCGCATCGTCGGGTGACCTCACCTGCGATTCCGCCACCTTCGACGTTGACCGGTCTCGCACCCTGGCGGACCGCTCTTGCGATAGGCGAATCGTCGTGCGACCTCTGCACGCACGCCGAAGCCGACCGTAGGTCGGGCTTCATGCACGATACGAGCTGCATGTTCCATGGAACGCCTGCCAGCAGAACTCCCGTAATCCGTCTTCCGCTGGACCCGGCTCCCGTT
Encoded proteins:
- a CDS encoding YceI family protein, with the protein product MEMTGSDSTCEITGAVGTPLTGQENGHAWYEGLRMGTAALAAVLLLPMAVSAAPRTWVIDPEHFSIAFSVEHAGFADVMGLFQEAEGRFVYDPETRELESGEVTVQAEECVQCPQGT
- a CDS encoding YceI family protein, whose protein sequence is MFSAHRERDKHVRDGDFLDADAHPEIRFVATGYEPQGEDRGELRGDLTLLGETRPVTLDVRINRMGEYPFGGGLFSDPPYVIGISAETTIQRSEWGMTYGVENDIVGDAVDLRLNSRRGGRKRIDPGGRRRDVVTDRIRPRSVRLRLDAMPGMRAFAFGENAPTR